Proteins encoded in a region of the Sphingopyxis sp. OAS728 genome:
- a CDS encoding helix-turn-helix transcriptional regulator, which produces MQSPPHGYSHGRQMEGEYMTIQPGSRTDSKAPHRAAEPRPVTRGKFAPPRFPDDLVGIERWQSWLDAIARHEICFVRAPAGYGKTAFAAALFAQARSIGWYAGWVSFDPDDNDSGAIGHLFEAVRLARGAPAEDSVSALCAAPASAATLASALAERIEACDQPVLLVLDNIDRLAEPRMVDVLDRLLRHPPPQLRLVLVGRDASAIRLDDIEGRGMLLRFGRAEIGLTNEELWAFLRTAGSGLDARGCEKLHGLLLGWPIGLRMAVQKLDRLEKGDWSALTAQIDAYLLPLWNEQHDGIWRFLGRASVAPLLNDELVRLLGEGDRGISILEDLHARGMFVERSDDGNGWYYVHPAVRAVFRRFLDQHEPERAVELHRVAGRYYEARGLVAHAIDQFLSADADADAARLVGLTALSALARGDVEQLAAWLDALPREQISENAALIRARAWIAVLTAEPDAPAAIAALRAAGEADEAQVIGVLHAALVQDLPETVVEEGDQFLAAPERLSGFAVDMMRAFLACGAQSRGLFGLVHDVVRPLRPCAAATAKALPTALATRARAAAARAQGQMAEAERVLRDGRRIPGQPGLAGALIDAALARSRYERDDLSGAANLAASALPWLEPSCFQDALIEAFQICIRAAAATAKVDDAATLIDRAEQIAFERNWMPLKAMCVVERSRLRLPPTIDAEAVLAVADEGAAVLDPLSAQGRAFALLCEMRAYEAIAHGDRPRLTTVAERLLRLASNADDAELRATATLLNILPQLSGRCDKMVELETVRFLNHAASAGFHRTIVDILDVTGVRAVQNFCSEAYSSGSFLALLKLAEPSRRNPALEGSTSAAPGEAFSFLTEREIEILSALNAGESNKEIARTLQLAPETVKWHLKNVMRKLRANSREEAVQNASTLGLTLIEIAPRD; this is translated from the coding sequence TTGCAGTCGCCCCCGCATGGCTATAGCCATGGCAGGCAGATGGAGGGCGAATATATGACCATCCAGCCGGGATCGAGGACCGACTCAAAAGCACCGCACCGCGCGGCGGAACCGCGACCGGTAACGCGCGGCAAGTTCGCCCCGCCCCGCTTTCCCGACGATCTCGTTGGTATCGAACGGTGGCAATCCTGGCTCGATGCGATTGCGCGACATGAAATCTGCTTCGTTCGGGCGCCTGCGGGCTATGGCAAGACGGCCTTTGCCGCGGCGCTCTTTGCACAAGCCCGTTCGATTGGCTGGTACGCCGGCTGGGTATCCTTCGATCCCGACGACAATGACTCCGGAGCTATCGGGCACTTGTTCGAAGCGGTGCGCCTCGCGCGGGGCGCTCCCGCCGAGGATAGCGTCAGCGCGCTATGTGCCGCCCCCGCCTCCGCGGCCACCCTCGCCAGTGCGCTGGCCGAACGGATCGAGGCCTGCGACCAGCCGGTGCTTCTTGTCCTCGACAATATCGACCGCCTCGCCGAACCGCGCATGGTCGACGTTCTCGACCGCCTGTTACGCCATCCACCGCCCCAGTTGCGCCTTGTCCTCGTCGGGCGCGATGCTTCGGCGATCCGGCTCGACGACATCGAAGGCCGCGGCATGCTGCTGCGGTTCGGCCGGGCCGAGATCGGGCTGACGAATGAAGAATTATGGGCCTTTTTGCGCACTGCGGGTTCGGGACTTGATGCCCGTGGCTGCGAAAAACTCCATGGATTGCTGCTCGGCTGGCCCATTGGGCTGCGGATGGCCGTACAGAAACTGGATCGGCTCGAAAAAGGCGACTGGAGCGCGCTCACGGCGCAAATCGATGCCTATCTGTTACCGCTATGGAATGAACAGCACGACGGAATATGGCGATTTCTCGGCCGCGCCAGTGTCGCTCCGCTATTGAACGACGAGCTGGTGCGGTTGCTGGGCGAAGGAGACCGGGGCATATCGATCCTCGAAGATCTTCACGCACGAGGCATGTTTGTCGAGCGATCCGACGACGGCAATGGCTGGTATTATGTCCACCCCGCCGTTCGGGCGGTATTCCGGAGATTTCTCGACCAGCACGAGCCCGAACGCGCAGTCGAACTCCATCGTGTCGCGGGACGCTACTATGAAGCGCGCGGCCTTGTCGCACATGCGATCGACCAGTTTCTGTCCGCTGACGCTGACGCCGATGCGGCGCGACTGGTCGGCCTCACCGCGCTGTCAGCCCTCGCGCGCGGCGATGTCGAGCAACTAGCCGCTTGGCTCGATGCGCTTCCGCGCGAGCAGATTTCGGAAAACGCAGCCCTCATCCGTGCTCGCGCCTGGATAGCGGTGCTGACTGCGGAGCCCGATGCCCCAGCGGCAATTGCCGCACTCCGGGCCGCGGGCGAAGCAGACGAAGCACAAGTGATCGGTGTGCTTCACGCCGCCCTTGTCCAAGACCTACCCGAGACTGTGGTCGAGGAAGGAGACCAGTTTCTGGCGGCGCCAGAGCGACTGTCGGGCTTTGCCGTCGACATGATGCGCGCCTTTCTTGCATGCGGAGCGCAAAGCCGCGGTCTTTTCGGCTTGGTGCACGATGTCGTCAGGCCGCTCCGGCCCTGCGCTGCCGCGACCGCAAAGGCTTTGCCAACGGCGCTCGCGACCCGTGCCAGAGCGGCGGCCGCCCGCGCCCAGGGACAGATGGCGGAGGCCGAACGGGTGTTGCGTGACGGCCGCCGGATTCCGGGCCAGCCCGGTTTGGCGGGCGCCTTGATCGATGCCGCGCTGGCGCGCAGTCGTTACGAACGGGATGACCTGTCCGGGGCCGCGAACCTCGCCGCCAGCGCCCTTCCCTGGCTGGAACCAAGCTGTTTTCAGGATGCGCTCATCGAAGCGTTTCAAATCTGCATTCGGGCCGCAGCGGCGACAGCCAAGGTGGATGACGCCGCGACCTTGATCGACCGCGCCGAACAGATCGCTTTCGAACGTAATTGGATGCCGTTGAAGGCCATGTGCGTTGTCGAGCGGTCGCGGCTCAGATTGCCGCCGACGATCGATGCGGAAGCCGTATTGGCGGTCGCCGATGAGGGCGCCGCCGTGCTCGACCCGCTATCGGCGCAGGGACGCGCCTTTGCCTTACTCTGCGAAATGCGGGCCTATGAAGCGATCGCCCATGGCGACCGTCCCCGGCTCACGACGGTGGCGGAGCGGCTTCTGCGCCTTGCGTCGAATGCCGATGATGCCGAGCTTCGAGCTACCGCGACGCTCCTCAACATCCTCCCGCAGCTCAGCGGGCGCTGTGACAAGATGGTCGAACTCGAGACGGTGCGTTTTCTCAATCACGCAGCCAGCGCCGGCTTCCATCGCACGATCGTCGACATACTCGATGTGACAGGCGTACGCGCGGTCCAGAATTTTTGCAGCGAGGCCTATTCGTCGGGCTCCTTCCTCGCGCTGCTCAAGCTGGCAGAACCGTCGCGGCGCAATCCCGCGCTCGAGGGCAGCACCTCCGCCGCGCCGGGCGAAGCCTTTTCCTTCCTGACCGAACGCGAGATCGAGATATTGAGCGCGCTGAACGCCGGGGAATCGAACAAGGAAATCGCCCGGACGCTCCAGCTCGCGCCCGAAACGGTCAAATGGCATCTCAAGAATGTCATGCGAAAATTGCGTGCGAACAGTCGCGAAGAGGCGGTGCAAAACGCCTCGACGCTGGGCCTGACATTGATCGAGATTGCCCCGCGCGATTAG
- a CDS encoding autotransporter domain-containing protein, whose product MRKTLLASTCLATLLSTPAYAETTISTATTAPVRTSTIKSGAADDIKIVAAGSIKPTVTGPAVTIDSNNKVVNEGTIEFSNVDGATGILANAGTTGGITNSATGKITIGETYAPTDIDNDGDIDGAFAIGSNRVGIATAGAFAGNIVNSGTIAIEGNNSAGIRLGGPLTGNFTNDGTITVVGDRALGVGLQNVTGNVRLAGTISAQGVDAIGARLAGDVTGALVVQGNLTASGYRFTTAPADPSKLDADDLLIGGSALSVEGNVTGGIILAVAPKDTKADDKDEDKDGIEDDKEGNAVVRSFGSAAAIKIGSADRAVTIGPVGGTGTGLGLIIDGAVLGNGLYAGKDGNGIQVGGLGGAVTIAGGIGIGATGSVTALSVDTAATAIRVGSGATTPEIRNAGKIDATSGGKAANAVATAVLIEAGGNVPLIRNSGSINAKTGGENGTARAIVDLSGTVTTVENSGAISATGALATSDRNIAIDLSANNVGATVKQTAVASGVTAPSIVGDVRFGGGNDVFDIADGSVKGNSFFGAGNNKLALSGDATYAGNARFGTGSDTMTLAGTSKFTGLADFGGGADTLSIGGTSIFSGTLANSQGLAVAVSGGTFDVGGAATISSLAVTEKGTLGVMLDTGTTGTNLQVSGNASFGAESKLALKLSSIEKAEGKHIVLTAGTLTGANNLTASQTLLPFLYKGTLTSNATQLIVDVSRKSVTELGLNRSESGAFDAVLDAVIADQKIEDVFLGITDGDQFRNQLGQMLPEHEGGVFETVTSGSRALSRYLQDPNAPFQDEGKWGYWVNQAVWGTSKSVGDTASYDVSGWGISGGAEIKTDLGNFGGSIAYLSGKDGNGRNANEVSTSQFEGALHWRLRSNGFMANARVSGAPISLKGTRIFRAEAGADDIEKTMKGKWDGTLWSASGSVAYDTRVGGLSFRPMVAVDYFKLKEDGYQETGGGDALDLTVLSRDSDELAVSGTVAVGLDFGGADEYDGWTRFELEGGRRQIVGGTLGATTASFKNGTPFTLTPDDRTSGWVGRFRGIAGNSAFQVAGEVSAEEQQSHIGWAFRASLRVGL is encoded by the coding sequence ATGCGCAAGACCTTGCTGGCCTCCACCTGCCTGGCCACCCTTCTTTCGACCCCCGCTTATGCCGAGACGACGATCAGCACCGCCACCACGGCGCCAGTGCGGACCTCCACGATCAAATCGGGCGCTGCCGATGACATCAAGATCGTCGCCGCCGGATCGATCAAGCCGACGGTTACCGGCCCCGCTGTCACCATCGACAGCAACAACAAGGTCGTCAACGAAGGCACGATCGAGTTCAGCAACGTCGACGGCGCCACGGGTATCCTCGCGAACGCCGGGACGACGGGCGGCATCACCAACAGCGCCACGGGCAAGATCACGATCGGCGAAACCTATGCGCCCACCGACATCGACAATGACGGCGACATCGACGGCGCCTTCGCGATCGGCAGCAACCGTGTCGGCATCGCAACCGCGGGCGCTTTTGCCGGCAATATCGTCAACTCGGGCACGATCGCAATCGAGGGCAACAATTCCGCAGGCATTCGCCTCGGTGGCCCGCTGACCGGCAATTTCACCAACGATGGCACCATTACCGTCGTCGGCGACCGCGCACTTGGCGTCGGCTTGCAGAATGTCACCGGAAACGTCCGCTTGGCTGGTACGATCAGCGCGCAGGGTGTCGACGCGATCGGCGCACGGCTTGCAGGCGATGTCACCGGCGCGCTGGTTGTCCAGGGCAATCTCACGGCAAGCGGCTACCGCTTCACCACCGCCCCTGCCGACCCGTCGAAACTCGACGCCGACGATCTGTTGATCGGCGGCAGCGCGCTGTCGGTCGAAGGCAACGTTACCGGCGGCATCATCCTTGCGGTCGCGCCCAAGGATACGAAGGCCGACGACAAGGATGAGGACAAGGACGGCATCGAAGACGACAAGGAAGGAAACGCCGTCGTGCGCTCCTTCGGTTCGGCCGCCGCGATCAAGATCGGCTCGGCTGACCGTGCGGTTACGATTGGTCCCGTCGGCGGGACCGGCACCGGTCTCGGCCTCATCATCGACGGCGCCGTGCTCGGCAACGGCCTCTACGCCGGCAAGGATGGCAATGGCATCCAGGTGGGCGGCCTTGGCGGCGCGGTCACCATTGCGGGCGGTATCGGCATCGGCGCGACCGGCAGCGTAACCGCCCTGTCAGTGGACACCGCGGCGACGGCCATCCGGGTCGGGAGCGGCGCCACCACACCCGAAATCCGCAACGCGGGCAAGATTGACGCCACGTCCGGCGGCAAAGCCGCGAACGCTGTCGCGACCGCGGTGCTGATCGAAGCCGGCGGCAACGTCCCGCTGATCCGCAACAGCGGTTCGATCAACGCAAAGACCGGCGGCGAGAACGGCACCGCGCGTGCCATCGTCGACTTGTCGGGCACTGTTACGACGGTCGAAAACAGCGGCGCAATCAGCGCCACCGGCGCCCTCGCCACCTCCGACCGCAACATCGCGATCGATCTGTCGGCGAACAATGTTGGCGCAACGGTCAAGCAGACCGCGGTCGCGTCGGGCGTCACGGCCCCCAGCATCGTCGGCGACGTCCGCTTTGGTGGCGGCAACGACGTGTTCGACATCGCCGACGGGTCGGTGAAGGGCAACAGCTTCTTCGGCGCCGGCAACAACAAGCTCGCGCTGTCGGGCGACGCCACTTACGCCGGCAACGCCCGCTTTGGCACCGGCAGCGACACGATGACGCTCGCCGGCACGTCGAAATTCACCGGTCTCGCGGACTTCGGTGGCGGCGCCGATACGCTCTCAATCGGCGGCACGTCGATCTTCTCTGGCACGCTCGCCAACTCGCAGGGGCTGGCCGTTGCGGTCAGCGGCGGCACCTTCGACGTCGGTGGCGCCGCCACGATCTCGTCGCTCGCGGTCACCGAGAAGGGCACCCTCGGCGTGATGCTCGATACCGGCACCACCGGAACCAACCTTCAGGTCAGCGGCAACGCCAGCTTTGGCGCCGAATCCAAGCTCGCGCTCAAGCTGTCGAGCATCGAAAAGGCCGAGGGCAAGCATATCGTGCTCACCGCCGGCACGCTGACCGGCGCCAACAATCTGACCGCATCGCAGACGCTGCTGCCCTTCCTCTACAAGGGCACGCTGACCTCGAACGCAACGCAGCTGATCGTCGATGTATCGCGCAAGTCGGTGACCGAACTCGGGCTCAATCGCTCGGAATCGGGCGCGTTCGACGCGGTGCTCGATGCGGTGATCGCCGACCAGAAGATCGAGGATGTCTTCCTCGGCATCACCGACGGCGACCAGTTCCGCAATCAGCTTGGCCAGATGCTTCCCGAGCATGAAGGCGGCGTCTTCGAAACCGTCACCTCGGGCTCGCGCGCCCTGTCGCGTTACCTCCAGGATCCCAACGCGCCGTTCCAGGACGAGGGCAAGTGGGGCTATTGGGTCAACCAAGCCGTCTGGGGCACGTCGAAGAGCGTCGGCGACACCGCGAGCTACGACGTCAGCGGCTGGGGCATTTCGGGCGGCGCCGAAATCAAGACCGATCTCGGCAACTTCGGTGGCTCGATCGCCTATCTCAGCGGCAAGGACGGCAATGGCAGAAACGCCAATGAAGTCAGCACCAGCCAGTTCGAAGGTGCGCTGCACTGGCGCCTGCGCTCCAACGGTTTCATGGCGAACGCCCGCGTGTCGGGCGCCCCGATCAGCCTGAAGGGCACGCGCATCTTCCGCGCCGAAGCCGGTGCCGATGACATCGAAAAGACGATGAAGGGCAAATGGGACGGCACCTTGTGGTCGGCCTCGGGCTCGGTCGCCTATGACACGCGCGTCGGAGGCTTGAGCTTCCGCCCGATGGTTGCGGTCGATTACTTCAAGCTGAAGGAAGACGGCTATCAGGAAACCGGCGGCGGCGACGCACTCGACCTCACCGTGCTCAGCCGTGACAGCGATGAACTCGCGGTGTCGGGTACCGTAGCCGTCGGCCTCGATTTCGGCGGTGCCGACGAATATGACGGCTGGACGCGCTTCGAACTCGAAGGCGGCCGCCGCCAGATCGTCGGCGGCACGCTGGGCGCGACGACGGCGTCGTTCAAGAACGGCACGCCCTTCACCCTTACTCCTGATGATCGCACGAGCGGCTGGGTCGGCCGCTTCCGTGGCATCGCCGGAAATTCGGCCTTTCAGGTCGCTGGCGAAGTGTCCGCGGAAGAACAGCAAAGCCATATCGGCTGGGCTTTCCGTGCGAGTCTGCGGGTCGGCCTCTAG
- a CDS encoding sigma-70 family RNA polymerase sigma factor gives MTESRDRTDAAQGIEGVLLANRDRIVRFLEVRGAGDGAEDLFQDLWMRMTDRKTGPIADPLPYIMRAANNLMLDRYRSARQSDLRDKAWGEASATQIPSTETSLISREQLALVETAITATGERPARIFRRFRVDGIHQRDIASEMGVSLSTVEADLRKVYAALATIRRQFDAS, from the coding sequence ATGACAGAGTCGCGCGACCGAACCGACGCCGCACAGGGCATCGAAGGCGTATTGCTCGCCAACCGGGATCGCATCGTGCGATTTCTGGAGGTACGCGGTGCGGGCGACGGCGCCGAGGACCTGTTCCAGGACCTGTGGATGCGGATGACCGACCGAAAGACCGGCCCCATCGCCGACCCCCTGCCCTATATCATGCGCGCCGCGAACAATCTGATGCTCGACCGCTATCGGTCGGCGCGTCAGAGCGATCTGCGCGACAAGGCATGGGGCGAAGCATCGGCCACGCAAATCCCATCGACCGAAACCTCGCTGATCTCGCGCGAACAACTCGCGCTTGTCGAAACCGCGATTACGGCGACCGGCGAACGACCGGCGCGCATCTTTCGCCGGTTCCGCGTCGACGGCATCCATCAACGCGATATTGCCAGTGAAATGGGGGTCAGCCTGAGCACCGTCGAAGCCGACCTGCGCAAAGTTTATGCGGCGCTCGCCACCATACGGAGGCAGTTCGATGCAAGCTGA
- a CDS encoding FecR family protein, translated as MQADAANVEARAIDWLIRQRDPLFDDWDGFADWLAEDPEHNAIYDALASLDRDLDALPAAPKPSVVIVPDAPRRPSRRTWFGGAIAAALVGAISLSSLGLLGNDSRIETVAGEHRTIALADGSKIEINGASVIEIDKDRPRFARLESGEAMFHVVHRDNDPFVVETGDARIVDLGTAFNVVRRDRQTSVAVSEGIVLYNPDRDKIRLVAGKGIEARDGDRQPPVVQDVDVASIGGWRSGLLVYNGTPLAVVAEDLKRTAGMQVRIAPEASDLSFRGALIIDKNRNRTIADLAALSGTTAQRQGDGWILTR; from the coding sequence ATGCAAGCTGACGCGGCGAACGTCGAGGCCCGCGCGATCGACTGGCTGATCCGCCAGCGCGATCCCCTGTTCGACGACTGGGACGGCTTTGCCGACTGGCTTGCCGAGGATCCGGAGCATAACGCGATCTACGACGCCCTGGCCAGCCTCGACCGCGACCTCGATGCCCTGCCCGCCGCGCCGAAACCGTCGGTCGTGATCGTCCCCGACGCACCGCGCCGCCCGTCACGGCGCACATGGTTCGGCGGCGCGATCGCCGCCGCGCTGGTCGGCGCGATCAGCCTGTCGAGCCTTGGCCTGCTCGGCAACGACAGCCGGATCGAGACGGTGGCTGGCGAACATCGCACCATCGCGCTCGCCGACGGGTCGAAGATCGAGATCAACGGCGCTTCGGTGATCGAGATCGACAAGGATCGCCCACGCTTTGCCCGGCTGGAATCGGGCGAAGCGATGTTCCATGTCGTGCATCGCGACAACGATCCGTTCGTGGTCGAGACGGGCGATGCAAGGATTGTCGACCTTGGCACCGCGTTCAACGTTGTGCGCCGCGACCGCCAGACGTCTGTCGCCGTGTCCGAAGGGATCGTCCTGTACAACCCCGACCGCGACAAGATCCGCCTCGTCGCGGGCAAGGGCATCGAAGCGCGCGACGGCGACCGCCAACCGCCGGTCGTTCAGGACGTCGACGTCGCGAGTATCGGCGGCTGGCGTAGCGGCCTGCTCGTCTACAATGGCACCCCGCTTGCGGTTGTGGCCGAGGATTTGAAGCGCACTGCCGGAATGCAAGTGCGCATCGCACCCGAAGCGAGCGACCTGTCGTTCCGCGGTGCACTCATCATCGACAAGAACCGGAACCGCACGATCGCCGATCTCGCGGCACTGTCGGGAACCACGGCCCAGCGCCAGGGCGATGGCTGGATATTGACCCGCTGA
- a CDS encoding TonB-dependent receptor domain-containing protein, translating into MHPRLSLAAATIALCLPVQVQAAEERAFDVPKGSLSTVLPVISRQAGVSISVGDAKLWQARVKPVRGRMSVEKAIKRLLDGSDARAVRVSATSWRIERRPAQPSRVARSAPAPRQAPQPRAREPSNDAVAAAQDEIIVTATKTDLPLTHFAGVVTQLDGGDLAFGGERGMDSILSRTATVSSTHLGSGRNKLFIRGIADSSFTGPTQSTVGQYLGDIRLSYNAPDPDLRLYDIDNVEILEGPQGTLYGAGSLGGIIRVVPKAPDPREMTVQAIAGVSVTQHGDPGGDIAAITNIPVSDDGHALRLVGYMLTDGGYIDNPLRGQNDVNRVHVRGGRGTFRFEAGDSWTIDLGGVYQAITSDDAQYADKDGPPLTRASMVEQNATARYGMGTIVVMKDWDDLHFQSSNAYIDHRLFERFDASLPEARQGTDLSNGGVPAPPSVGTVDVARLFAPIQVIPLNDVPRVLDQRNATRMFVSENRLSRPYSDGLGWVVGASFIDNRARQNREYAYGPLRAMLPGVTNKITEFTGYAEATVEVMPDLIASGGVRLSHAKLGGEAEGVSFALAQANRATTASRNETDLLPSFSLLATPLHNVRLYARYQEGFRPGGLAVDGNFVRRFLNDQVRTWEAGMRFGDKGQSLLDASISISHSRWRNIQADFIDSTGFPTTANIGDGRITSLSGAVAMRPTAALTFELGAVYNHSRVDDLSPQILPVFDAAPARLGRIPNVASHAVRGSVNYAAMIGDEDFRVNGWANYIGPSRLGIGPVLGESQGDYIDTGVAMRVGNARRGLSLTLTNLFDSRGNRFSLGTPFVEGNEGFMTPLRPRTLRIAVDVAY; encoded by the coding sequence ATGCACCCGCGCCTTTCCCTTGCCGCAGCAACGATAGCGCTGTGCCTGCCCGTGCAGGTTCAGGCGGCGGAGGAACGCGCGTTCGACGTCCCCAAGGGGAGCCTGTCGACCGTGCTCCCGGTCATCAGCCGGCAGGCCGGCGTCAGCATCAGCGTGGGCGATGCGAAACTCTGGCAGGCGCGCGTCAAACCGGTGCGCGGACGGATGAGCGTCGAAAAGGCGATCAAGCGCCTGCTCGACGGATCCGATGCGCGCGCGGTGCGGGTCAGCGCGACAAGCTGGCGTATCGAACGCCGCCCGGCCCAACCTTCCCGCGTCGCGCGCTCCGCACCGGCGCCACGGCAGGCGCCGCAGCCGCGCGCGCGCGAGCCATCGAATGATGCGGTTGCCGCGGCGCAGGACGAAATCATCGTCACCGCGACGAAGACCGATCTGCCCCTTACCCACTTCGCCGGCGTCGTCACCCAATTGGATGGCGGCGATTTGGCGTTTGGCGGCGAGCGCGGAATGGACTCGATCCTGTCGCGCACCGCGACCGTCTCCTCGACCCATCTGGGTTCGGGGCGCAACAAGCTATTCATTCGCGGTATCGCCGATTCCAGCTTCACCGGCCCGACCCAGTCGACCGTGGGCCAATATCTGGGCGACATCCGGCTGAGCTATAACGCCCCTGACCCCGATCTCCGTCTCTACGACATCGACAATGTCGAAATCCTCGAAGGGCCGCAAGGAACGCTCTACGGTGCCGGTTCGCTCGGCGGCATCATCCGCGTCGTGCCGAAGGCGCCCGACCCGCGCGAAATGACGGTGCAGGCGATCGCCGGCGTATCGGTTACCCAGCATGGCGACCCCGGCGGCGATATTGCGGCGATCACCAATATCCCGGTCAGCGACGACGGCCATGCCCTGCGTCTCGTCGGCTATATGCTCACCGACGGCGGCTATATCGACAATCCGCTGCGCGGCCAGAACGACGTCAACCGCGTCCATGTGCGCGGCGGGCGCGGCACCTTTCGTTTCGAGGCCGGCGACAGTTGGACGATCGACCTCGGCGGCGTCTATCAGGCGATCACGTCGGACGACGCGCAATATGCCGACAAGGACGGCCCGCCGCTCACGCGCGCCTCGATGGTCGAGCAGAATGCGACGGCGCGCTACGGCATGGGTACGATCGTGGTGATGAAGGATTGGGACGATCTGCATTTCCAGTCGTCGAACGCCTATATCGACCACCGCCTGTTCGAACGCTTCGACGCCAGCCTGCCCGAAGCGCGGCAAGGGACCGACCTGTCCAACGGGGGCGTCCCGGCTCCGCCGTCGGTTGGAACCGTCGATGTCGCCCGCTTGTTCGCGCCGATCCAGGTCATTCCGCTGAACGACGTCCCGCGCGTGCTCGACCAGCGCAACGCGACGCGGATGTTCGTCAGCGAAAACCGCCTGTCGCGCCCGTACAGCGACGGCCTCGGCTGGGTCGTCGGCGCCAGCTTTATCGACAATCGCGCGCGGCAGAACCGCGAATATGCCTATGGCCCGCTCCGTGCGATGCTTCCGGGCGTGACCAACAAGATCACCGAATTCACCGGCTATGCCGAGGCGACCGTCGAAGTGATGCCCGACCTGATCGCATCGGGCGGCGTTCGCCTGTCGCACGCCAAGCTCGGCGGCGAAGCCGAGGGCGTGTCCTTTGCTTTGGCCCAGGCGAACCGCGCAACGACCGCGTCGCGCAACGAGACCGACCTGCTGCCTTCCTTCTCGCTGCTTGCGACGCCGCTGCACAATGTCCGGCTCTACGCGCGCTACCAAGAGGGTTTCCGGCCCGGTGGCCTCGCCGTCGACGGCAATTTCGTCCGCCGCTTCCTCAACGATCAGGTCCGCACCTGGGAAGCGGGCATGCGTTTCGGCGACAAGGGGCAGAGCCTGCTCGACGCCAGCATTTCGATCTCGCACAGCCGCTGGCGCAATATCCAGGCCGATTTCATCGACAGCACCGGGTTCCCGACCACCGCCAATATCGGCGACGGTCGCATCACCAGCCTGTCGGGCGCGGTCGCGATGCGGCCGACCGCCGCGCTGACCTTCGAACTCGGCGCAGTCTATAACCACAGCCGGGTCGACGATCTCTCGCCGCAGATTTTGCCGGTATTCGACGCCGCCCCGGCCCGCCTTGGCCGAATTCCCAATGTCGCGAGCCACGCGGTGCGCGGATCGGTCAACTATGCGGCCATGATCGGCGACGAGGATTTCCGCGTCAACGGATGGGCGAATTACATCGGTCCATCGCGGCTTGGCATCGGACCGGTGCTCGGCGAGAGCCAGGGCGACTATATCGACACGGGGGTCGCGATGCGCGTCGGCAACGCGCGACGCGGCCTGTCGCTGACGCTGACAAATTTGTTCGATTCGCGCGGCAACCGCTTTTCGCTCGGCACGCCCTTCGTCGAAGGTAACGAGGGTTTCATGACCCCGCTCCGCCCGCGCACGCTCCGGATCGCCGTCGACGTCGCCTATTGA